One Acetomicrobium sp. S15 = DSM 107314 DNA window includes the following coding sequences:
- the arsN2 gene encoding arsenic resistance N-acetyltransferase ArsN2: MKEKAISQEIKRRYDAIASKSDGKDKSCCEGFSCGQGLNESGLGCANLAGIVQLFPGEVLLDLGSGPGLETIALARRIEPAIAFGLDQSPAMVKKAEENAKRAGVSNVRFLTGSMEEIPLEDESVDVVVSNCAVNLASKKESVVEGVARVLRPGGRLVIADVVWLQTPPAEVRKDPEAWAMCFGGALEVRDYEQLLKRAGFEAIDIKILSPFNAGSVSIKPSSALITARKPKKPDEAAEIRQAKPEDLAVVLRILEAADLPTDGVADWIDNFIVAQTHTGIAGIAGMERYGVYALLRSVVVLPRWRGCGLGRRLVDTLMSKLPEIKRVYLLTTTANDFFSRLGFKEISWGELPEELRASKELQGACPRSATAMRLSLP; encoded by the coding sequence ATGAAGGAAAAAGCGATAAGTCAGGAGATAAAGCGTCGTTACGACGCCATAGCCTCAAAATCGGATGGCAAGGACAAGTCCTGCTGTGAAGGCTTCTCGTGCGGCCAAGGACTAAACGAGAGCGGTTTAGGATGCGCAAATTTAGCCGGGATAGTGCAACTCTTTCCCGGGGAGGTCCTTTTAGACCTGGGCAGCGGACCAGGTTTAGAGACGATAGCGCTGGCGAGGCGCATAGAACCAGCAATTGCTTTTGGGTTAGACCAATCCCCCGCCATGGTAAAAAAGGCCGAAGAGAACGCGAAGAGGGCAGGAGTGTCGAACGTCCGATTTCTCACAGGCTCTATGGAAGAGATCCCTCTGGAGGATGAGTCGGTGGACGTGGTCGTCTCGAACTGCGCAGTCAACCTGGCCTCGAAAAAGGAATCGGTCGTCGAAGGGGTAGCGAGGGTGCTCCGCCCCGGAGGCAGGCTGGTCATAGCCGACGTCGTGTGGCTTCAAACCCCGCCGGCGGAAGTGAGAAAAGACCCGGAAGCCTGGGCTATGTGCTTCGGCGGTGCATTAGAGGTGCGAGATTACGAACAGCTCCTGAAACGGGCGGGATTCGAGGCGATAGACATAAAGATCCTCTCTCCCTTCAATGCCGGCAGCGTCTCGATAAAACCCTCCAGCGCCTTGATCACGGCCAGAAAACCCAAAAAACCTGACGAGGCCGCAGAAATCCGACAGGCAAAGCCAGAGGATCTCGCCGTTGTATTGCGGATCCTCGAGGCGGCGGACCTCCCCACCGACGGCGTCGCCGATTGGATAGACAATTTCATCGTAGCACAAACGCATACGGGAATAGCTGGCATCGCTGGCATGGAAAGATACGGCGTTTACGCGCTTCTGCGATCGGTGGTCGTGCTCCCCAGGTGGCGCGGATGCGGTTTGGGACGCCGACTGGTCGACACCCTTATGTCAAAGCTTCCTGAGATAAAGCGAGTGTATCTATTGACGACTACGGCCAACGACTTCTTTAGCCGCCTGGGCTTTAAGGAGATCTCGTGGGGCGAGTTGCCCGAGGAATTGCGAGCATCTAAAGAGCTCCAAGGGGCATGCCCAAGATCTGCCACCGCCATGCGTTTGTCCTTGCCTTAG
- the rimP gene encoding ribosome maturation factor RimP, whose translation MQLDEATRGLLASLAKRGTEELGYEFVGMEIVVEQGRPTLRIYIDSLGGINVKDCELVSRRISAILDEEDDGGPFAGRYFLEVSSPGIERPLFSVDDYRRFVNKKVRLKTRRPVEGRRSFTGLLAGVTDCDEILLSADEGDRVTVIPFDLIDKAHLIYEEGVPKRKK comes from the coding sequence ATGCAGCTGGATGAGGCGACAAGAGGACTTTTGGCCTCGTTGGCCAAAAGGGGCACCGAAGAATTGGGATACGAGTTTGTGGGCATGGAGATCGTGGTAGAGCAGGGGAGGCCCACGTTGCGCATCTACATAGACAGCTTGGGCGGCATCAACGTAAAGGATTGCGAGCTGGTATCCAGGAGGATCAGCGCCATCCTCGACGAGGAGGACGACGGCGGCCCGTTCGCTGGGCGCTATTTTCTCGAGGTCAGCTCCCCTGGGATCGAAAGGCCGCTCTTTTCCGTGGACGACTATCGCCGTTTTGTGAATAAGAAGGTAAGGCTCAAAACTCGCCGACCCGTGGAAGGAAGGCGCAGTTTCACGGGCTTGCTCGCGGGCGTTACGGATTGCGACGAGATCCTTTTGTCTGCGGATGAGGGCGATCGGGTAACCGTTATCCCCTTTGACCTTATCGACAAAGCTCACCTGATTTACGAGGAAGGAGTTCCAAAGAGAAAGAAGTGA